The following nucleotide sequence is from Plasmodium vivax scf_3998 genomic scaffold, whole genome shotgun sequence.
gcatatatatacaagtctaataataatgataaatcaCACACcactttacattttattatttactttacataatttatttagagaaattaacaaaaaggtTTTCTCCATTATtcaaattatgaatataactccttttttatgtatattatttaattggctaaacttttaataaaatatattatatatgcttttattttttttgcattgatatatataaagaaggACTATATTATTCCCTATATATGCTAGACATTTTATATGCTTATAATTAAAACAGTATTTCTTATATTAGATAATAAACAgtttgaaataaatataaatattttaatcactctttattttccattataTGACAAAAGCTAGAATGGAAACAgcagaaatataattacaattatatatatgaattattaagTGTTTTTATggaaatatacaaatatctatttatatgaaattttCTAAAACATCAAAAAGAATAAGGTATGTAATGCGGATTTAcgcttatttttaaattattatattgtaaACAACATATGCTTATggttaaaataatacattctcatattatataatcacAAATATTACAAAACAATATATACTGTAAATTTTAGTTACTCTGTTGACACATATGgaacaaataatataaaatgcaagaaaaaaatgaaacattcAAATTTGGATCAAAtgtatttgaattttttttaccttaatatataaaaacctatatgcacatatacttttacttattaaataaataaaataacatatatttacatcAAATGATTACGCTAAATATATTACCTATACTagtttatattaaaaatttctttacagaagcaaatatattcttttctattcattttaccttttcctgcttttaatttttcgtattttacaatttttgacaaaaaataaaataaaaataataaaacaataataatcATGGTATAAGTAAATATCACATTAGTAAtccaaatattttgtaatgtCGTGTTCCATTTATCTTTATGCAAACCAGAACAGCTAGAAGGATGTGTGGTACCACTCACATAATGTCTACCATCCATACATAATTCAATTTCACCTCCTAATCTTCCACCTAAtccaaataatatataatatattaaaccAATAGCAGGAATTAAAGTGAATATAATAGATCCTataccatattttttaagtattttttttttaaatactttCTTATCACTTCTCATCTTCTCTGAAAGCTTTTCtatgtaattaattttgtcGAATACACTTTTCTCACAATAGCAATCTAATTTAGATAaccccttctttttctcatatctacttttataatttttcatataagtgtcaaaattatttgatccttttttttttaattgagaCGAGATTGATGTATTAtctgttacattttttttgctcttacCTATACTATCGTGTAACATTTGTGCACCCGAAACTGTATATCCTAATTTCTTATGTAGTTCATGTTTCGCTAATAATCTGTGAAGATTTCTGTTCAAAATTTTAGtgtgttcatatttattcTCTAATGATTTAGGAAATATAtcctaataaaaaaaaatatatcattacaTAATAGACgtctataaaaatatcacAGTCAAAAATGGAGATTATAAATAActatgaaatataatatacatcCACTCAAATATGTTTAGGTTGTACCATAGCGTTGTAAGTACTATAATtccatattataaaaataaaaataaatgtttttaaaaaggttgtgtattttaaatttatttcttgATAATAACTTAATGCTACCATTTTTATTAGGTGAACTTATAACAACAATGTAATATAGTTGACGTGTAACAGGCACAgttttttgtattaaaaatatattccattGCTTTTAATTATAGCAAAAAGCTATTAAATTGAAAGCGCATATTCTTTAAATTAGactgataaaaaaaaatcatttacaaaaaaatgtatctatatttaaattataaatgtatttaacataatcaaattataattttttttcatttaaatatcgataatatttaaaaatttattaaaaagatttgttattataatatattataaaaatatataattaatcatctactatataatgaaaaataaattttatttattggAAAATATTGCTATTCTTTTCTATAGTTTTAGttttaaaagtatatatactatatatcattacgtaaaagaaataattctacattattttttttatgttattaaaatagcgtattaataattaaatgtaccaaatttttaaagcataaatgaataatatttattacaataataacaataaaattcatatttaaagattttttaaataataaattaattatatgttaattttctAACAATTTAATAGGCATTACAAACTAACtagaatatatttgttaatatagGGTACAAAATACTATAATTAAAAGACTAATTTACATAGTTCTAAattaacaatattatttggtaaaaaaaatagcattctAAAATGTGACAAATGTAAACTCTATCTAATAGATAATACATTCCATTATC
It contains:
- a CDS encoding variable surface protein Vir11, putative (encoded by transcript PVX_146260A), with the protein product MVALSYYQEINLKYTTFLKTFIFIFIIWNYSTYNAMDIFPKSLENKYEHTKILNRNLHRLLAKHELHKKLGYTVSGAQMLHDSIGKSKKNVTDNTSISSQLKKKGSNNFDTYMKNYKSRYEKKKGLSKLDCYCEKSVFDKINYIEKLSEKMRSDKKVFKKKILKKYGIGSIIFTLIPAIGLIYYILFGLGGRLGGEIELCMDGRHYVSGTTHPSSCSAGKGKMNRKEYICFCKEIFNIN